The following nucleotide sequence is from Myxococcales bacterium.
GGCGCCGGCGCCGGCGGTGGGGGCGGCGCCGGCGGCGGGGGCGGGTCGGGGGGAGTCTCTGGAGGCGGAGCGGGCGGCTCGGACGGCGGATCCGCAGCGGGCGGCTCGGGATCGTCCTGTGCCGCGACGGGCGAGGTCACGAGAGCGAGAGCCAGCGCTGCGACGAGAGTCAGTTCGCGGTTCGCGGGTCGGCGCAAACGAATCATCGAGGAATTCCGATCACGAGGTCCGCGATGATACTCCGCCACAGTGGCTCGCGATAGCTCACGCTTCGCAGCGTGTTCCGCGACGAGGTTCCGTCACGAAGTGCCCGAGCGGCCTGGACCCGATCGGCGTCGCTTGGCGGCGCACTCCGCCAGAGGCCGACAAATCCCGGACGCTCCCGTGGCGTCATCCCGGCGTTTCTTTCGGCCGTGTTAGGCTACCGGTTCGATGCGCTTGCGTTCGGTCGAGTCACTCGTCGCCGTCGCGGCCTGCGCTGGTTGCGCCGTCGAGCTTGCCGCGCTTGCGGAGTCCGACGCCTCGACGGGCTCAGGCGGGTCGACAAGCGGTGGCGCTGCGGGAGCGGGTGGCATCGGCGGCGGCAGCGGCGCCGGCGGCGTCGCTGGGGTTGCCGGCAGTGGCGGTGACGCCAGCGCAGACGCCGTCAGTGATGTCATCGCTTCCGATGCTCCGCCGGGGCAGGTGTTGTGCGCGGCCAATTTCGAGGGCAGCAAGTGCTTCGCCGGCCTGGGCAACAACGGCAACGCCCACTGCGGGCCCGGCGGGGCCATCTCGGGCTCCGGCAGTGGCACGCTCGAAGGGGGCAACAACACCAGCATCTCGATGTTCTCCTGTGGCGTTGCGCCGCCCGACGTGTGGTTGGAGCTGGTCTACCGTCGCGATGGAGCCGGTAGCGTCACTTTCCGTGTGGGTCAGTTCCTCGCCGGTGTCGGCGCACAGGTTCGGGTCGGTGAGGCTGATGTCGCGCTGATCCAATGCCTGGACGGCAAGAACCAAAACCAGCCGCTGCCCTCCGAGCTGAGCACTCCCTATGTGATCACGCTTCACATTGGTCCGGGCGGCACGTCCGAGCTGTGGCACCGCAAGCTCGATCAGCTGTCACCGCGCGGTGCGCCGCAGGCGGCGCTCACGTGCTCGCACCCCACGTCGCTGTTCGGCTGGATGGCGATTGGCCCCGCGCTGACGACCATCGACGACATCCGAATCGCGACCTCTGCCGGCAGTCTGCTCTACCCTTGAGGAGCGCTTCGCTACGGCGCGGACTACTTGCCGCAAAAATTCACCGCGTGGGAGCAGCCGCCCACGTTGGGATAGTCGTGCGAACAGGGCGTCGTGCCCAGAGTGCCGCCTGAGTCCGTACGCGTTGCGTCACATTCGTCGTCGGAGCGGCGGGGGGGCAGCCGCGCCATGCTTACGAGTTGATGGCTCGTCGGCTCCGCGCTGGGAGCGCGTGGTGATGCTGCCGAAAGCTGCGATGGCTGCGCCGCTCGAGTGAGCAACTCTCTGACCCAGGCCTCCAGGTAGTTCCTGGGCCCCGAGAGGAGCAGCAGCGGTCGTCGTCGCCCATGAGCCACCCGACGGACTCACCGCGCCGGTCGTCGAGCCTTGAGCTTCGCGCTGTCTGTGTCTGACGCTGGTGCTCGCGCGCCCGCGCAGGCTTTCGGGCCCGTTCCGTGGTGGGCAACTGGACACTGCCTGACCGCGCTATGCTCGGCGCCGTCCCCGATGAGCCAGAACTCGCCTGTCCCCGAGTGGTTCGGCAAAGCCGAAGCGGAGCCGCGCCAGGGCGGGGTGGCGACGAAGCGCGGCTTGGGCTGCGGCGCGAGCACGCTGCTCGTGCTCTTGGTCGTGGGTGCGGTGTCCTGGGCCGTCACGGCCGAGCTCCGCGTCGACCAAGTGGAGGCGCGCCTGCAACGAATGCAGACGGAGGAGGCGGAGCGCCGCGTCGGGCAAGCGCGCGCACCCGGCCCTGAGCAGTCCGCCGCGACTCCGCCCCCGGTCCTCGAACCCGCGGTAGCGTTGCCCGTCCCGTCAACCCAAGTGACGGCCGAGGAAGTCGCCGCCGCTCCATCCGCTGAAGTCGCGCCACTGCCTGGGCAGCGCACCGCGGCCGATATCCGGAAAGAAATGAGCCGACTGCGCCCCGCGTTCAGGCGCTGCTACGACGTGGTGCTCGAGGCCCACCCGACCGCTGCCGGGCGCATCACCCTGAAGCTCGTCATCGCTCCGCGCGGCACGGTGACGAGCGCCAGCACCTCGGTCACCGGCGATCTACCGCCCTCCGTCGCGACCTGCGTTGCTCAGGTCGCTCGCACGGCGAGCTTCAGCCCCGCGAGTGACCCGACGAACGTGACCTTTCCGATCGCGTTCCAGTCTGGCTAGGGCGTGTCCTCCCATTCGGCGACGCTGAGCCTTCCAGCAAACGTGCCCGGCGCTCTTCCTCTCGATCTGGCTCCAACGAGACGAGATCGGGCACGGCGAGTCCAAGATACCGCAGGGTCTCCCCCGTTCGGATCGCGCGCGTCGACCCGGGTCGACCGTCCTCGAAGCTGTGGTTATCTCGCAACATGACCAGCGTATGCCGTCTGAAGTCGCCCTACTTGGCCGCGGTCGAGCGTCACAGCGGCCGTCCTCGAGGCATGCGGCTCACAGATACGTCGCGATGTATTCGTCGCTCCTCACTTTGAGCTCGTCCTGGAGTTCCACATCACAAGCCTGCGTCGACGCAGGTTTCGGCCGCTCCTTGTCGTAGTAGAGCCCGGTCTCACTCGCGAGCTCGGGCGCGGTCTCACAACGGAGCTGTGTCTTCGTTCCCGCTTCGTTCGTGATCAAGAACGGGCGGAGCAGCACGGCGAAGGCGCCCATGCGGCGCTTCCAGATGTCGCTCGCGACGCCGCCCGGGTGCAGGGAGTAGGTAGTGACACGAGTGCCCGCGAGCCGACGCGCGAGCTCCTTGGTGTGGAGTACGTTTGCGAGCTTGCTCACGCAGTACTCCGGGAACGCACTCAACGTTCTGGATGGTTTTCTCACCGCGTCCCAGTCGATCCCTTGTCTAGCGCGGTAGTGGGCCTGGCTCGCCACGATGACGATGCGACCCTGCTTCGCTCGCATCACCAGAGGAAGCAGCTTCTCCGTCCAGAGGTAGTGGCCGACGTGGTTCGTGCCGAAAGCGAGCTCGAAGCCGTCCTTCGTCTGACCCTGCACGCCGGCCACTCCGGCGTTGTTGATCAGAGCGTCGATCGCGAGGTCTTTTTCGAGCACTGCGTCCGCGGCCCGTTTCACCGACGACAGGTCAGAGAGGTCGAGCGCAACGAACTCGACCTTGCCTTCGGGGTTCTTCGCCCGGACCTCGCCGAGGACGGCTTCCGTTCGATCGGGACTCCGCGCGGCGATGATTAGCCTTCCGATGCCCTGCTCTGCGAGCGCGATGGCGTTCGCCCGGCCGATGCCGGTGTTGGCCCCAGTGATGATGAAGGTCTTGTTGCGGAGGTCCATTGGCGCGGCATAAGCCGGGGCGCCGCGGCAGGCCAGCGTTGGCCAGGGCGGCCATCCGTTGCTCGGCGTGCTGCTGGCTTGCGTCGTGAGCGCGCTGGTGCAGGGCGCCGGCGTGGCCGCTGAGCTTCGGCGGTGTGTCGCCTTGGCCGCGCGCAGTGCGGCGCTCCCGGACCATCGAGGTCATGCTCGCGACGTCACGGCTCTTCGTGGAGCCTCGCCTGCGCGGCCTGTTACCCGAGTCAGCGAGCGCCTTCGGACGGCGGGTGCGTTCGCTGCGACTGCACGGCCCTGCGGGGGTCCACCACGCTGGTTTTGCGCTCCCGCCCACGCCGCTCGGTGTGGTACCCGAAGAGGTTGCTGGCCCGCAGCGAAGAAGAGGAGTGATGCGACTCCGATTTCGAGCCCCCATGCTGCTACTGTTGGTGCTCACGCTGGCGTCACCGAGCCGGGCTGAGCCAACTCCCGACGACAATCGGCACGAACTGGGTGTGCTTCCGGCGCTGGGCGGCGACACCGACGTCGGCTTCAAGTTTGGTGCGTTTGCGCAATTCGTCCGCTACGAGGACGGGCTGCGCCCGTACGCTTGGCGCGCTCAGGTGCTGGCGATCGCGAGCGTCAAGCGCGAGGCGACGGGCACCGAATGGCCTTACCGAGAAGCGGCCGTGCGCGTCGACTGGCCGCGCGCCGGAGCGCCACTGCTGCGGCCGTCGTTCGCGCTCGAATACTTGCGCACGACGAATCGCGGCTACTACGGCATTGGAAACGCGAGCCACGCGGAGCGCAAGTGGGCTGGGCTCGAACCAGGGAGCGCGGCATACGTTGCGGCGCGGCGCTTCTATCAATTCGATGGAACGACGCTGGGCCTGGCCGTCGGTGTCATCGGTTCGCCTTTGCCCTTTCTGCGCACGCTTTCCAGCATCCGCGTCGAACGAACCACCATCGAGACTTATCCAGGCAGCCTGCTTGCGTTGAACCTCGCGAACGGCGTCGGGGCTGGAGAGCGTCTGTACGGGGTCCAGGACCACGACGAGATTTCGTTCAGGGTGGGCGTCGCGTACGATACGCGCGATCACGAAACCGTTCCCACAACCGGTCGACACCTGCAGCTCGTCTTCCGCTCCAGCCCAGGCGCGTTCGGCGCCGACTCCTTCGTTGGTGCCACACTTCACCTGCGTTCGTGGTTTCCCCTCGCCGGAGAGCGCCTGGTGGTCGGCGCTCGCCTGATCGGCGACGTTGTGAGTCAACGAGCTCCGCTCCTCGAGCTGGGGCGGTACGGCGGCTTCGAAACTGGGCGGGGCCCCGGCGGGGGTATGGGTGTGCGCGGGCTGCCCGACGGGCGTCTGCTCGGTCGCACCAAGCTGATCGGCAACCTCGAGGTCCGCTCGATGTTCCTCCGCTTTCGCGTCGCGACGGAGCGCTTCACGCTGGGAGTCGCGAGCTTCGCCGATGCAGGCAGGGTCTATACCGACAGCCTGGCAGCGGTTGCTGCCACAGATGGCGCTCCGGGCACGCTCCATCCCGGGTTCGGCGCTGGCCCCCGCCTGCGCTGGGGAGACGCGTTGTTGATTCGAGCAGACGTGGCCTACGCGCCGTTGGCCGCCGAGACCGGTGCCGTGCCTGGCATCTACGTCGATGTGGGACACGTGCTGTGACGACGCGACGCGCGCTGTTCGTGACCGTGGCCGTGTGCCTGACCGCTACCGGCTTGCATCTCTCGTGTGTCAATCGCTTCGGTTGGTTTAGAGACGAGCTCTATTACATTGCGTGCGGGGAGCACTTGGCCTGGGGTTATGTCGACCATCCACCGGCGGTGGCGGCAATGGCAGCCTTTGCCACGCACTGGCTCGGCCATTCACTCTTGGCCGTGCGCGCCTTGCCAATCACCTTGGGCGTTGCCACGACCGCCGCTTCGGTGCTCCTGGCCCACCGTCTCGGCGCCAGAGCCATCGGCTTGGTGCTGACCGCAGTCGCAGTGGCGCTGACTCCGACGTTCTTGTTCGTCTTTCACACGCTGTCGATGAACTCACTGGAGCCCCTGCTCTGGACGGCATTCTGTTACCTGCTCCACTCCGTGGCCCGCTCGCCCAGCCGCCTCCGCCACGCGGCGCTGGGGCTGGTGGTCGGCGTCGGCGTCCTGACCAAACACAGCATGCTGTTCTTGGTCTTCGCCTCCGCAATTGCGTGGATGCTGACCGGTCGCGCCCGTTCGCTCGCCACTCGCGGGTTCGCGCTGACTTTGGCGTTGGCGTTCGTGCTCACCCTCCCTCACGTCGTTTGGCAGCTTCGCCACGGGCTCCCGGCGGTCGAGTTTTACACGAACGCACAAGCCCACAAGCTGGTTCGCATGTCCGCCCTCGGCTTCGTCGCGGCCCAGGTCACGCTGGCGGGGCCGGGCAACTTGCCTTTGTGGTTGGCAGGGCTGGCCGGGCTGAGCGCGCGAAGGGCCCATGCGGCGCATCGCACCCTCGGGTTCACGTATGTGGTTCTGCTCGGCCTATTCACCCTGCTCGGCGCCAAGGCGTACTACTTGTTGCCCTACTATCCGGTGCTCTTCGCCGGCGGCGCGGCCAGCCTGGAGCGCTGGGCGACGCGACGCCCGCGGTCGTTCGCGCCTCCAGTGGTCTTGGCCGTTGCGCTTGGGTTGGGGGCCGCCACCATCCCCTTGGCACTGCCGATTCTCGGTGTCGACGCCACGGTCGCCTGGGGGAAACGCTTGGGTCTCAGCCCGCCCAAAGCGGAGCGGAGCGATCTCGGCGCGTTGCCCCAGCACTTTGCCGACATGTTCGGATGGGAAGAGCTTGTGCGCAATCTCGCCCGGGTACGCGACGGGCTTCCGGAAGCCGAACGCGATCAGCTCCAGATCGTCGTCATGAACTACGGCGAGGCAGGCGCCATCGACTGGCTCGGTGCGGCATTCGGGCTGCCGCACGCCCTGAGCCCGCACAACTCGTACCACGGCTGGGGCACGCCGCGAGCAGGTGCTCCTGTGTTGCTCGTGCTCGCGGCGGACGCCCGGGGGCTGGACCCATCGACGGCATTTCATCAGGTCGAGCTCGTCGCGGAGCACGACGCAGAAAACGCGATGCCGTACGAGCGGCACCTCCGGATTTACCTGTGCAGGGGCTGGAAACGCTCACCTGAGAGCGTCTGGGCCGAGCTCAAACGCTTCATCTGACTGGTGCGCGAGCGCGCCGGCGATCATGCGCCCCCAAGCTAGCCAGCGTGGCCATCCTCTGCGGGTTTCGAAGCTGCCCAACGGCCAGTCCCGCGGACGCTCGCATCGAGACGTCCCAGCTAGTCCGACTCGCAGATCTTGTACCCGGGTAAGCCCGAGCTACTCACGCATTTGTCGCCGCCACTGCAGTTTTGCGACGAGCTACAAATGATCGCGGAGTGACTGCATTGGCTGGAAGGGCTGCAGGACGTCTTGGTGATTTTTCCGCTCGAGCTGCTGGCACAGCACACTTCCCCGTTTCCGCAGTCGTCGGGCCCGTCGCAGGTCACCTCGACGCCAGAACAGCCGGTCGAGGTCGGCTGGCACTGCGCCGCGCCATCAATGCAACACAGCGAGTCGTTGAGCGTGCAGGTCGTGCCGCCGCAACTCACTTTGTCCGGTCCCGAGCCGCCGCTGCCGCCCGACCCTCCGTTGCCGGAGCCGCCGCCGCCCCAACCTCCATTGCCGCCGGAGCCGCCGCCGCCGCCCGACCCTCCGTTGCCGGAGCCGCCGCCGCCGCCCCAACCTCCATTGCCGCCGGAGCCGCCGCCGCCGCCCGACCCTCCGTTGCCGGAGCCGCCGCCGCCGCCCGACCCTCCGTTGCCGGAGCCGGCGTCGCCCGTCCCTCCCTGCGCCGAGCCAGCGCTGCCGCCGGCGTCGCCGGTTCCGCCGGAGTTGCTGCCGCCCGCGCCAGCGGCGCCGCCACCCCCCGCAGACGGGTTGTGGTCGACGCAGCGATCGCTGGCGGGGTCGCAGGTCCAACCCTCGGCGCACGGGCAGCGCTTGCCGGAGATGTCTACTGAATCGATGCTGCAGCCGAGGCACAGCGCGAACGAGATGATCGAACTCGCTATCGCCAGCCCGCTCCGCCTGTTTCGGCATGGTCGCCGCATTGGATCACATCAGCGGAGCACGTTGTTCATCCTCGTGCAAGACGTGATGCGTTGAAGCACCGGCGCGCTCATCTCGAGGCTCGGGGACGGCGGCAGCACATCAGCACCACGCAGGCGTCTGCCCGACCTTCGGTCAGGTACACCCACACCGTCCGCTTTTGCGAGGCCCGCTCGGGTCAGGCTGGGGGCGGCTGGAGTTGCGTGGCGCAACGCAACTCGACGTAAATCTCGCCGCCAGTGGCAACCAACGCCTTGGCCTTCTCGAGCGTGGTTCTTGCCAGGCGTTTGTCGTTGGCGCGACCGACCCGAATTCCCGTGAGCAGTGGGACGGAGAGGAACGCCTCGACCAGCGCCTGCGGCAGCACGCGATCTTCGAGCCACGCGACGGGATTGCCCGTCCTCGCATCCGGGCGGGGAACGACGCGGAGGTAGGCGGCGAGTTGGGGTTTGGCCGAAGTACCGGTCATTCGAAGCGAGGCGCGACGAGCTTCTGAGCTGCCTGTATCGACGGGGCCAAGAGTACGCGGCGGCCACACGGCGGTCGAGTGCGCTTCCCGATCCGTGTGGCCGAGCGGC
It contains:
- a CDS encoding AgmX/PglI C-terminal domain-containing protein, producing MSQNSPVPEWFGKAEAEPRQGGVATKRGLGCGASTLLVLLVVGAVSWAVTAELRVDQVEARLQRMQTEEAERRVGQARAPGPEQSAATPPPVLEPAVALPVPSTQVTAEEVAAAPSAEVAPLPGQRTAADIRKEMSRLRPAFRRCYDVVLEAHPTAAGRITLKLVIAPRGTVTSASTSVTGDLPPSVATCVAQVARTASFSPASDPTNVTFPIAFQSG
- a CDS encoding SDR family NAD(P)-dependent oxidoreductase: MDLRNKTFIITGANTGIGRANAIALAEQGIGRLIIAARSPDRTEAVLGEVRAKNPEGKVEFVALDLSDLSSVKRAADAVLEKDLAIDALINNAGVAGVQGQTKDGFELAFGTNHVGHYLWTEKLLPLVMRAKQGRIVIVASQAHYRARQGIDWDAVRKPSRTLSAFPEYCVSKLANVLHTKELARRLAGTRVTTYSLHPGGVASDIWKRRMGAFAVLLRPFLITNEAGTKTQLRCETAPELASETGLYYDKERPKPASTQACDVELQDELKVRSDEYIATYL
- a CDS encoding BamA/TamA family outer membrane protein → MLLLLVLTLASPSRAEPTPDDNRHELGVLPALGGDTDVGFKFGAFAQFVRYEDGLRPYAWRAQVLAIASVKREATGTEWPYREAAVRVDWPRAGAPLLRPSFALEYLRTTNRGYYGIGNASHAERKWAGLEPGSAAYVAARRFYQFDGTTLGLAVGVIGSPLPFLRTLSSIRVERTTIETYPGSLLALNLANGVGAGERLYGVQDHDEISFRVGVAYDTRDHETVPTTGRHLQLVFRSSPGAFGADSFVGATLHLRSWFPLAGERLVVGARLIGDVVSQRAPLLELGRYGGFETGRGPGGGMGVRGLPDGRLLGRTKLIGNLEVRSMFLRFRVATERFTLGVASFADAGRVYTDSLAAVAATDGAPGTLHPGFGAGPRLRWGDALLIRADVAYAPLAAETGAVPGIYVDVGHVL
- a CDS encoding glycosyltransferase family 39 protein, whose translation is MTTRRALFVTVAVCLTATGLHLSCVNRFGWFRDELYYIACGEHLAWGYVDHPPAVAAMAAFATHWLGHSLLAVRALPITLGVATTAASVLLAHRLGARAIGLVLTAVAVALTPTFLFVFHTLSMNSLEPLLWTAFCYLLHSVARSPSRLRHAALGLVVGVGVLTKHSMLFLVFASAIAWMLTGRARSLATRGFALTLALAFVLTLPHVVWQLRHGLPAVEFYTNAQAHKLVRMSALGFVAAQVTLAGPGNLPLWLAGLAGLSARRAHAAHRTLGFTYVVLLGLFTLLGAKAYYLLPYYPVLFAGGAASLERWATRRPRSFAPPVVLAVALGLGAATIPLALPILGVDATVAWGKRLGLSPPKAERSDLGALPQHFADMFGWEELVRNLARVRDGLPEAERDQLQIVVMNYGEAGAIDWLGAAFGLPHALSPHNSYHGWGTPRAGAPVLLVLAADARGLDPSTAFHQVELVAEHDAENAMPYERHLRIYLCRGWKRSPESVWAELKRFI